ACTTACAAGGAATTTGATTGCAAAATAGGAAACTGCGAACGAGGTTAAAAATCCGACTATGAGCACGAAAAGTTCGGGCTGTGTAAACGCAAAACCGTATTTTACGAGTTTTAAAAAGCTTGCGCCGAACATAACGGGAATTGCGAGGAAAAACGAAAATTCAGCCGCAACGGTACGCGACGTTCCGAGAATTATCGCTCCGAGAATTGTCGAGCCGGAGCGCGACGTTCCCGGGATAAGCGCCAAGACTTGGAACACGCCGATTAAAAGCGCGGTTTTATATGTAAGACTGTCTATACTGTTGATTTTCGGCTGTCTTTTTCTGTTTTCGATAACGATAAACAAAACGCCGTAAACTATAAGCGCCGCCGCGATAACAAACGGGTTGTCGTTGATATATCCCGATATAAAATCGTCGAGCAAAAATCCTGCGATTGCCGCCGGAATTACGCCGATTATAACCTTAAACCACATCTGCATGGTGTCTTTTTTAAGTCCGTGTTTGGAAAAAGGATTAAGCTTATTGAAATAAATCAGAATTACCGCAAGTATCGAAGCAAGCTGAATTACAACGATAAACATATTAAAGAAATCCTGCGATATGCCGTCAAGCTTGAAAAAAGGTATCTCATTTGCGAGAATAAGGTGCCCCGTACTGCTGATGGGGAGCCATTCGGTAATTCCCTGAATTACGCCGTAAATGAACGCTCTTATAAAGTTTAAAACTGTCATAAAATAAACTTCCTTTCCTGAAAAAAGGGCGATACTCTCGCCCTTTTAAAATTTATTGATTTTGTGATGTGCTGTTTTGCGCGTTGTTATCCTGCGTATTGGTGTTTTCCGATGATGAATTTTTGTCAAGATATGCAAATTCGTCAAATTCATCTGCGGTTCTGCACGGCAAAAGCTGAATTGACGTGCCGTTCAAATACTGCGCCGCCATATCTGCAAGATTTTTGCCCATTGATACCGACGTGGGCTTGAGCGAAATAAAATTCTTGCCGACAATATCCTCGGGATTGCTTACGTAAATGTAAAAATCGGAGCCTGCGAGCGCGTGTGCGATTTCTTTTACAGAACCTCTCACAACGCTGTCGTCCGAAAGATAAAGCATATTTGCACCGTCCTGGCGGTTTTCGTATTTTTTTGATGCCGCACCGTCTGCCGACACATTTTCGCCCACAACACTGCTTCCCGACGAAGCTTTATATGCCATTTTAGACGCCGCCTGCTGTGCTTCGAGTGTGTTTGAAACAACACTTTCGGTGTAGTAGTAACTGTTTAAATCAAGATAGCGTTTAAAATAGTTTGTGCTCTCCA
The window above is part of the Qingrenia yutianensis genome. Proteins encoded here:
- a CDS encoding ABC transporter substrate binding protein; amino-acid sequence: MKKIIGFIMLAVMCVSFAGCGSKEEAKVFDTSKEIAVILYDNDEYNSSVKDSFAENLNKAYTAQKLNISVKNAKGDDNELEKIVSKISPENTLFAVPVGIEAARAAYKSFGGQIPIFFANVANPVLEGFMADKSTPSNTTGVLSTVPANYVFNNFLNSIGSSSVGHIGIIFNTSEITPMESTNYFKRYLDLNSYYYTESVVSNTLEAQQAASKMAYKASSGSSVVGENVSADGAASKKYENRQDGANMLYLSDDSVVRGSVKEIAHALAGSDFYIYVSNPEDIVGKNFISLKPTSVSMGKNLADMAAQYLNGTSIQLLPCRTADEFDEFAYLDKNSSSENTNTQDNNAQNSTSQNQ
- a CDS encoding undecaprenyl-diphosphate phosphatase, giving the protein MTVLNFIRAFIYGVIQGITEWLPISSTGHLILANEIPFFKLDGISQDFFNMFIVVIQLASILAVILIYFNKLNPFSKHGLKKDTMQMWFKVIIGVIPAAIAGFLLDDFISGYINDNPFVIAAALIVYGVLFIVIENRKRQPKINSIDSLTYKTALLIGVFQVLALIPGTSRSGSTILGAIILGTSRTVAAEFSFFLAIPVMFGASFLKLVKYGFAFTQPELFVLIVGFLTSFAVSYFAIKFLVSYIKKHDFKAFGYYRIVLGIVVILYFWLFNA